The Eleutherodactylus coqui strain aEleCoq1 chromosome 6, aEleCoq1.hap1, whole genome shotgun sequence genome window below encodes:
- the LOC136571943 gene encoding olfactory receptor 5AP2-like, translating into MKQSNQTTTDRFILLGLSTDPHLKVIFFLIFLIMYLMTISGNLLLIIAVRINPTLHSAMYFFLTNLAIIDISFSSSLIPVLLKNTVAKDRSISLLGCATQMYVSLALGSTECIILAVMAYDRFAAICRPLHYNTIMNTKLCFQLSLGSWSACFINSFVQVTLTFQLSFCKSRNVNHYFCEVPPFIRMACGNTLLNELSIYIAGGVIVLCAFLLTLISYIHVISSILKIRSSKGRQKSFSTCASHLIVVTLFYGTIMSMYLQPHSNRQVYYSNKRDKVVAILYTTLSPMLNPFIYSIRNKDVKKAIFQSFK; encoded by the coding sequence ATGAAACAGTCAAATCAAACTACAACTGATAGGTTTATCTTACTTGGGTTGTCTACGGACCCTCATCTAAAAGTTATCTTCTTCCTTATATTTCTAATAATGTATTTAATGACTATATCAGGAAATCTTCTACTGATCATCGCTGTGAGGATCAATCCAACTTTACACAGCGCCATGTACTTTTTTCTGACCAACCTCGCCATCATTGAcatttccttctcctcctctctcaTTCCTGTTCTTCTAAAGAACACTGTGGCTAAAGACAGAAGTATTTCCTTATTGGGTTGTGCAACACAGATGTATGTCTCCTTAGCTTTGGGGTCTACAGAATGTATTATACTTGCAGTCATGGCTTATGATAGATTTGCTGCTATTTGTAGGCCTTTGCATTATAATACCATAATGAACACAAAATTGTGTTTCCAGTTATCTCTGGGATCATGGAGTGCCTGCTTCATTAACTCTTTTGTGCAGGTAACCCTCACATTTCAACTTTCATTCTGCAAATCTCGCAATGTCAACCACTACTTTTGTGAGGTACCTCCTTTCATACGAATGGCTTGTGGAAATACTTTACTTAATGAGTTATCTATATACATTGCAGGAGGAGTTATCGTTCTGTGCGCCTTCCTGTTGACTCTGATCTCTTACATCCATGTTATTTCCAGTATTCTGAAGATTCGTTCCTCTAAAGGGAGGCAGAAATCCTTCTCCACATGTGCCTCACACCTCATCGTTGTCACCCTCTTCTACGGGACAATTATGTCCATGTATCTACAACCTCACTCAAACAGACAAGTATATTACTCCAATAAAAGAGACAAGGTAGTTGCTATTCTGTATACAACACTGAGTCCAATGTTGAATCCTTTTATATATAGCATAAGGAACAAGGACGTGAAAAAGGCTATTTTTCAGTCCTTCAAATAG